In the Gossypium raimondii isolate GPD5lz chromosome 9, ASM2569854v1, whole genome shotgun sequence genome, one interval contains:
- the LOC105798478 gene encoding uncharacterized protein LOC105798478 isoform X1, translating to MGSSFNPQILVEKLAKLNNSQASIETLSHWCIFHMNKAKQVVETWDRQFHCSPREQRLAFLYLANDILQNSRRKGSEFVGEFWKVLPDALRDVIESGDEFGRNAALRLISIWEERKVFGSRGQILKEELFGRQSESNNRNGRHINPKLLKQPVGDTVDKIVSGYQFLYCSQMDEDVIFSKCRNAISCMEKVDKEISTDVNSGQFRGSALVGEVQGQHAALRDCIEQLTAVASSRVNLISHLREALKEQEFKLEQVRSQLQAAQSRAEQAGNICRQLLNCDNPELASEQSSKESFIPEATEQSAPLMYARQVSFPKNSGQTEEDPRKSAAAAVAAKLTASTSSAQMLSYVLSSLASEGVLGNPMKESSGDYSSEKRPKLENDQPYIPSQNVQQALVPPFSHPESHLHNVAATTQQLTPNEVPPPTSSSSSPLPPVSAMAPYAVSQYMPTAGLINGAAYSYGMTTASQQHSLPGYSVVGGAITGLSPFPTPLTNISYQSFQGSEVFYNQPSSVPTAPNSRQ from the exons ATGGGCAGTTCATTTAATCCCCAAATCTTAGTAGAAAAGCTGGCCAAGCTCAATAACTCCCAAGCAAGCATAGAGA CTTTATCACATTGGTGTATTTTCCATATGAATAAGGCAAAACAAGTTGTTGAAACTTGGGACAGACAATTTCATTGCTCTCCACGTGAGCAGAGATTGGCCTTTCTGTATCTTGCCAATGACATTTTGCAGAATAGCAGGCGTAAGGGTTCAGAATTTGTTGGTGAATTTTGGAAGGTTCTTCCTGATGCACTTCGTGATGTGATTGAAAGCGGGGATGAGTTTGGGAGGAATGCTGCATTACGTCTG ATCAGTATATGGGAAGAGAGAAAAGTGTTCGGTTCTCGAGGACAAATTCTTAAGGAAGAGCTTTTTGGCAGACAATCAGAAAGTAATAATAGAAATGGCAGGCATATAAATCCCAAACTG CTGAAGCAGCCTGTCGGAGATACTGTGGATAAAATAGTTTCAGGTTATCAATTTCTATATTGTAGTCAGATGGATGAAGATGTTATATTCAGCAAATGTAGGAATGCTATCAGTTGTATGGAGAAAGTAGATAAGGAAATTAGTACTGATGTCAATTCAG GGCAGTTCCGTGGATCGGCACTTGTGGGGGAGGTGCAGGGTCAGCATGCTGCACTGAGGGACTGTATTGAGCAGTTAACAGCTGTTGCATCGTCAAGAGTTAATCTCATCTCACATTTGAGAGAGGCTCTTAAGGAGCAG GAATTCAAGCTGGAGCAAGTTCGTTCTCAGCTTCAG GCTGCACAGTCCCGAGCAGAACAGGCTGGTAATATCTGCAGACAGTTGTTGAATTGTGACAATCCTGAGTTAGCATCTGAGCAAAGCTCGAAGGAAAGTTTTATTCCGGAAGCTACAGAACAATCTGCTCCTCTTATGTATGCCCGGCAAGTATCCTTTCCCAAGAATTCTGGCCAAACTGAGGAAGATCCTAGGAAATCTGCTGCAGCTGCAGTGGCAGCAAAGCTAACTGCATCGACATCCTCAGCCCAGATGCTTTCATATGTCCTCTCTTCTCTTGCTTCTGAGGGTGTCCTTGGAAATCCCATGAAAGAATCTTCCGGTGATTATTCATCTGAGAAGAGGCCTAAGCTTGAGAATGACCAGCCATACATACCATCTCAGAATGTGCAACAAGCTTTAGTTCCACCATTCTCGCATCCCGAATCTCACCTGCACAATGTAGCAGCCACCACCCAGCAGTTAACTCCTAATGAAGTGCCACCTCCTACATCGTCATCTTCTTCTCCTTTGCCACCAGTGTCAGCAATGGCACCATATGCTGTGTCCCAATACATGCCAACTGCTGGATTGATAAATGGTGCAGCATATAGCTATGGGATGACAACCGCATCACAGCAGCATTCCTTGCCTGGTTATTCAGTGGTTGGAGGTGCAATTACTGGTCTCTCCCCATTTCCGACACCATTAACCAATATTTCTTACCAGAGTTTCCAGGGTTCCGAAGTTTTCTACAACCAGCCCTCATCTGTGCCAACAGCACCGAATTCTCGGCAATAG
- the LOC105798478 gene encoding uncharacterized protein LOC105798478 isoform X2 translates to MGSSFNPQILVEKLAKLNNSQASIETLSHWCIFHMNKAKQVVETWDRQFHCSPREQRLAFLYLANDILQNSRRKGSEFVGEFWKVLPDALRDVIESGDEFGRNAALRLISIWEERKVFGSRGQILKEELFGRQSESNNRNGRHINPKLPVGDTVDKIVSGYQFLYCSQMDEDVIFSKCRNAISCMEKVDKEISTDVNSGQFRGSALVGEVQGQHAALRDCIEQLTAVASSRVNLISHLREALKEQEFKLEQVRSQLQAAQSRAEQAGNICRQLLNCDNPELASEQSSKESFIPEATEQSAPLMYARQVSFPKNSGQTEEDPRKSAAAAVAAKLTASTSSAQMLSYVLSSLASEGVLGNPMKESSGDYSSEKRPKLENDQPYIPSQNVQQALVPPFSHPESHLHNVAATTQQLTPNEVPPPTSSSSSPLPPVSAMAPYAVSQYMPTAGLINGAAYSYGMTTASQQHSLPGYSVVGGAITGLSPFPTPLTNISYQSFQGSEVFYNQPSSVPTAPNSRQ, encoded by the exons ATGGGCAGTTCATTTAATCCCCAAATCTTAGTAGAAAAGCTGGCCAAGCTCAATAACTCCCAAGCAAGCATAGAGA CTTTATCACATTGGTGTATTTTCCATATGAATAAGGCAAAACAAGTTGTTGAAACTTGGGACAGACAATTTCATTGCTCTCCACGTGAGCAGAGATTGGCCTTTCTGTATCTTGCCAATGACATTTTGCAGAATAGCAGGCGTAAGGGTTCAGAATTTGTTGGTGAATTTTGGAAGGTTCTTCCTGATGCACTTCGTGATGTGATTGAAAGCGGGGATGAGTTTGGGAGGAATGCTGCATTACGTCTG ATCAGTATATGGGAAGAGAGAAAAGTGTTCGGTTCTCGAGGACAAATTCTTAAGGAAGAGCTTTTTGGCAGACAATCAGAAAGTAATAATAGAAATGGCAGGCATATAAATCCCAAACTG CCTGTCGGAGATACTGTGGATAAAATAGTTTCAGGTTATCAATTTCTATATTGTAGTCAGATGGATGAAGATGTTATATTCAGCAAATGTAGGAATGCTATCAGTTGTATGGAGAAAGTAGATAAGGAAATTAGTACTGATGTCAATTCAG GGCAGTTCCGTGGATCGGCACTTGTGGGGGAGGTGCAGGGTCAGCATGCTGCACTGAGGGACTGTATTGAGCAGTTAACAGCTGTTGCATCGTCAAGAGTTAATCTCATCTCACATTTGAGAGAGGCTCTTAAGGAGCAG GAATTCAAGCTGGAGCAAGTTCGTTCTCAGCTTCAG GCTGCACAGTCCCGAGCAGAACAGGCTGGTAATATCTGCAGACAGTTGTTGAATTGTGACAATCCTGAGTTAGCATCTGAGCAAAGCTCGAAGGAAAGTTTTATTCCGGAAGCTACAGAACAATCTGCTCCTCTTATGTATGCCCGGCAAGTATCCTTTCCCAAGAATTCTGGCCAAACTGAGGAAGATCCTAGGAAATCTGCTGCAGCTGCAGTGGCAGCAAAGCTAACTGCATCGACATCCTCAGCCCAGATGCTTTCATATGTCCTCTCTTCTCTTGCTTCTGAGGGTGTCCTTGGAAATCCCATGAAAGAATCTTCCGGTGATTATTCATCTGAGAAGAGGCCTAAGCTTGAGAATGACCAGCCATACATACCATCTCAGAATGTGCAACAAGCTTTAGTTCCACCATTCTCGCATCCCGAATCTCACCTGCACAATGTAGCAGCCACCACCCAGCAGTTAACTCCTAATGAAGTGCCACCTCCTACATCGTCATCTTCTTCTCCTTTGCCACCAGTGTCAGCAATGGCACCATATGCTGTGTCCCAATACATGCCAACTGCTGGATTGATAAATGGTGCAGCATATAGCTATGGGATGACAACCGCATCACAGCAGCATTCCTTGCCTGGTTATTCAGTGGTTGGAGGTGCAATTACTGGTCTCTCCCCATTTCCGACACCATTAACCAATATTTCTTACCAGAGTTTCCAGGGTTCCGAAGTTTTCTACAACCAGCCCTCATCTGTGCCAACAGCACCGAATTCTCGGCAATAG